CCTCGGCGGACAGCTCCAGGTCGCGGTTGATGGGGCCGGGGTGCATGACAATGGCGTGGTCGGGGGCGCTCTTCAGGCTCTCCGCGTCAATGCGGAAGAGCTTGATGTACTCGCGGAGGCTGGGGAAGAGCGCCTTGGCCTGGCGCTCCAGCTGGATGCGCAGGGAGTAGACGACATCGGCGTCCTCCAGCGCCTCCTTCAGGCGGTGGGTCACCCCCACGCCGTAGCGTTCCAGCTCGCGCGGCACCAGCGTGCTCGGCCCGCAGACCGTCACCTTCGCGCCGAGTTTCAGCAGCGCGTGGATGTCGCTCCGGGCGACCCGGCTGTGCTCCACATCGCCCACAATCGCCACCTTGATCCCGTCCAGCACCGCGTCGGGGTTGCCCGTGCGGCGGCGGACACTCTCGCGCATGGTGTAGCAGTCGAGCAGCGCCTGGGTCGGGTGCTCGTGGCGGCCGTCGCCCGCGTTGATGATGTGGGACCGGTGGCTGCCCGCCAGCAGGTGGGGC
This region of Candidatus Hydrogenedentota bacterium genomic DNA includes:
- a CDS encoding aspartate carbamoyltransferase catalytic subunit — protein: MAGTTHAVWTRKDLVGIADLTREEIEMVLDAAPQFGAVSQRASGIKKVPLLQGRLVVLWFHEPSTRTRSSFELAAKRLSADTLAVASSTSSSVKGETLHDTLANIEAMRADITVIRHSCAGAPHLLAGSHRSHIINAGDGRHEHPTQALLDCYTMRESVRRRTGNPDAVLDGIKVAIVGDVEHSRVARSDIHALLKLGAKVTVCGPSTLVPRELERYGVGVTHRLKEALEDADVVYSLRIQLERQAKALFPSLREYIKLFRIDAESLKSAPDHAIVMHPGPINRDLELSAEVADGPRSVILQQVTNGVAVRMAVMHLLANSGGAAR